The following nucleotide sequence is from Candidatus Zixiibacteriota bacterium.
GGCGACGCCCGATGATACTGAGAGGTTTTCGTCGAATCGCACCGCCACCGTCAGGGCCTTGTCCGATGCGCTCAGGACCGTGCCGCCGGGCGTATGGCAGTCGGACTGTACTTCGAATTCATTTGAAATCGTCCGACTGTCGAGCACGAAACTCAGCGAATCACTGTCGCCGTCGGCAATTCCTCCGGTCAGCGACTGCGTGCCGACAACCTGTCCCATCGTTACGTCGCGAAGCGTTACGTCGACCTGGTCGAGGTCCAGTCCGAGATCGTTGTCCACGATCACCCACAACCGCGCCGTCGCGATCGTCGCCTGCTGGTAGCTGTCCACCGGCGGCAGGTCGCTGGTTATCTGAAAACTGGTAGGGGGGACCGCTCCGGCTGCCAGGCCGATGATATCCATGTAATCGGTGCTGACCGGATCGACCACCGGCGGGTCGAGCCGTATCAGGCCCACCGGCTGAGCGATCGAGTACGACAAATCATCGGTCGTCAGGTGTTCGCCGTCCAGCCGCACGGTATCGATATCGTCGCTGAACGAATAGACGACCGTACTGTCATCACTGATTTCGATGCCTTCCTGATCGATTTTGTCGACCAGTTCCTCCATCGGGTACGTCCGATTGATGACCGGCACCGTAAACTGCGTGTTCCATGCCGGAGCTTCGGGCTTTTTGATCGAGCACTGAACCAGCGTCAGGAATACGACAATCACGATCAGTCCCAACCCGAACTTGCTCGCGACATTTACCAGAAACGAATCACGGAACTCCCGTGGTCCGTCTTGCTGTCTGCGTGATTTTCTTCGTGCCATGGCCTTCCCCTTGGCTTGTCTGTTCCTCTTCTTCGTTCCAGGGGGAAACGCAAGTGCGGTGCCGGGCCGAAAAAGTCGCGTAACGCCATATGCAACAGATACTTGGAGGATATATGTCGGCCTCGGCCCGACTTCTCACCTGTGGGGTAATACTCCCCGATAATGGGGGATTGCCCATATTGACCGGGGCGCCGCCTGTGTCGTATATTGACCATAAGGGAGGTCCCCACATGGGTATGACCAAATACGACCGGCTGCTGCACATCCTCAATCTGCTGCGGACTCGGCGAAACCTGAACGCAGCGCATCTCGCGGTCGAATGCGGCGTTACCGAACGATCGATTTACCGGGATATCCTGAGTCTCTCCGAAGCCAACGTGCCGGTCTACTACGACAACGGCTACAAACTGGCGTCCGACAATTTCCTTCCGCCGCTCAACTTTGACTTCGAGGAGTACACCGCGCTCAAACTGGCGCTCGACTCTACGCCCCTTAATCAGGCGGAGCGATATCGCAAACTGCTGAAGAGGATTCGCGCGAAAGTCGAGGCCGGCCTGTCGGATCTGGTAAGGCAGAAACGGCGCACCGCCGTCACTACCACCCACGTCGATATACCGTCAACAGCCGAATCCGGCCGCGTGGAGCGATATTTCGCCGATCTTGAGCGCGCGGTCTCGGAAACGAGACAAATCGAAATAATGTATGATTCTGTTCATTCGGGATTGACGAAACGTGTCGTAGAGCCGTATTTTATAGTATTCCGAGGTCGGGCCTTTTATTTCGTGGCGTTCTGTTGCGAGCGCTCAGACTTTCGCACGTTTCGGATCGATCGCATCCGTGAATTGCGCCTGACCGACCGACACTTCCGTCGTGATACTGACATCGATCCGCAACGGTATTTCGAAGGAAGCTGGGAGCTCTACAGCGGCGAGCCGATCGCGGTCGAGGTGGCCCTGCGCGGAGCCGCCGCGCGTGTGGTACAACTCGCCCGTCACCATTCGAACGAGTCCATCGAAACAACAGGTCCCGACACCGTCCTCTATCGTGTGACAGTACGCGGTCTCGATGAGATAGAGCGATGGATACTCGGATTCGGCAGCGAGGCCGAGGTGCTGGCGCCGCCGGAACTGCGCTACCGGCTTGGTCGCATCGCCGGGGCGCTGGCGGCTCGCTACCGATCGGATCACCGGCCGGCCACACCCAAAAACGCCGCCGGCCGCAACAAGCGCCTGGGGTAGGTACGCTGTAAAACAACGCGACGCGGCGATATCGGGGTTCACTCGCCGTCCGCGGCAATGTGAGCACAAGGGGGTATCATGACAAAGTCCGAACGGATCATGTTCCTGATCAATCTGATCAGGACCGAGGGGGCGGCGTCTATCACCGACCTCTCCAAAAAGTGCGGCGTCTCGCCGCGCACCATCTACCGCGACCTCGCCTCTCTGGAGAAAATGCACATCCCGGTGGTCGCCGACCAATCCGGCTACCATCTGGGCGAGGACTCCGCGTTTTCGTTCTTCGACCTGTGCACCGAGGACAAAGAACTCCTGTTGTTCTGCCTCCGTAACAATCCGCTGGTCGAGCAGCCCTATTTCGGCAGGCGACTGCGGAGACTGGCAGAGAAGATCGAAGGACGGCCGCCGGTCGGGCGGCCCGACGACCGCGCCCGCTACTTCCTCACGGAAATGGATCGGCAGCGGCACGGCAACGGCGACGGCGGCGGACCCGCCGGCGACATCCTCGATCGATTCGTCCAGGCCATGACCGAACACCGGATCGTTCGTCTCGACGCCGGTGACCGCACGCTCGATGGCGTCTATATCCCGCTGGCGGTGCGCGTCTTCGCCGGGGGCGCGCGACTGGTCGTGACACCGTCGATGCATCACGCGCCGATCGAGATCGAAGTCGGTAGAGTCGCTCAATTGCGGCTGACCGACTCGAAGTTTGACCGTCGTCCGGTGGAGCTGCTTGAGCCATGAGCGAATGCGTCTCGCCGATATGCGTTGACCGACACCGCGAAGCAGTTGTTTCTTGGTCGGCATGACGGGATCGCGCGTATCATCGGTTGCGGTCGCGGGCGTGGTCGCCGGATTGTACGCGGCAATCAGCCTGGCCCTCTATCCGCTCTCGTTCGGCGTCTATCAGGTACGGGCTGCCGAAGCGCTGAGCGTTGTGCCGTTTTTGTCGGCCGCGGCCGTTCCCGGCCTGTTCATCGGCTGCATCGTCGCGAACATTTTCGGCGGCATGGGCTGGCTCGATATCGTTATCGGCTCGCTGATCACGCTCATTGCCGCGGGCACCACGCGATGGATCTACCATTGGCCGCTGGGACCCTGGCGCAAATGGCTTGCGCCCGCCCCCGCCGTCCTCTTTAACGCCATCGGGGTATCCGTTTACCTCGCGCCGATTATCGGTGTCGACTATTGGTTTGCCGTGCAGATGATCGGAATCGGCCAGTTCCTTTCCTGCTACGTCATCGGCATGCCGCTTTTGCTTTTGCTGGAGAAGCGCCGCACGGTACTTTTTAATTGACTTCGCCCGGCTCGAAAAGTACAGTCAGCGTCAAAAGCACAGGACACCAACCGCAAACTCAGGGAGCGTGCATGGAGGCAGTAGGCCTGGTGGAAACCCGCGGACTCGCGGCGCTGATCGCGGCGGCCGACGCCATGGTGAAGGAAGCACGGGTAACGCTGGTCGGCTATGAGCGGATCGGCGGCGGTCTGGTGACCGTGATTGTGCGCGGCGATGTTGCAGCGTGCAAAGCGGCGGTCGAAGCCGGCGCCGCGGCCGCCAAAGGTATCGGCGACGTGCACTCAGCCCACGTTATCCCCAATCCGCACGCCAACATCATCGACCTCTTCCCAATCAGGCTGAAAGGGGAGTAGGGGGGATAGGAGCGGGGGGAAGATGCCTACGCTTTTCGGGGATGTTTATCCAGAAATAACTAACGCAGGCCCAATTCAGAGACTGTATGCGGTCCTGGTCGATGCACGCATGGACTTGCTTCTCGCAGACAGGTTGATTCGCCAGTTGAGCCTCATCAGATATTACTGGCAGAC
It contains:
- a CDS encoding YafY family protein, which encodes MGMTKYDRLLHILNLLRTRRNLNAAHLAVECGVTERSIYRDILSLSEANVPVYYDNGYKLASDNFLPPLNFDFEEYTALKLALDSTPLNQAERYRKLLKRIRAKVEAGLSDLVRQKRRTAVTTTHVDIPSTAESGRVERYFADLERAVSETRQIEIMYDSVHSGLTKRVVEPYFIVFRGRAFYFVAFCCERSDFRTFRIDRIRELRLTDRHFRRDTDIDPQRYFEGSWELYSGEPIAVEVALRGAAARVVQLARHHSNESIETTGPDTVLYRVTVRGLDEIERWILGFGSEAEVLAPPELRYRLGRIAGALAARYRSDHRPATPKNAAGRNKRLG
- a CDS encoding HTH domain-containing protein, whose protein sequence is MTKSERIMFLINLIRTEGAASITDLSKKCGVSPRTIYRDLASLEKMHIPVVADQSGYHLGEDSAFSFFDLCTEDKELLLFCLRNNPLVEQPYFGRRLRRLAEKIEGRPPVGRPDDRARYFLTEMDRQRHGNGDGGGPAGDILDRFVQAMTEHRIVRLDAGDRTLDGVYIPLAVRVFAGGARLVVTPSMHHAPIEIEVGRVAQLRLTDSKFDRRPVELLEP
- a CDS encoding QueT transporter family protein; amino-acid sequence: MTGSRVSSVAVAGVVAGLYAAISLALYPLSFGVYQVRAAEALSVVPFLSAAAVPGLFIGCIVANIFGGMGWLDIVIGSLITLIAAGTTRWIYHWPLGPWRKWLAPAPAVLFNAIGVSVYLAPIIGVDYWFAVQMIGIGQFLSCYVIGMPLLLLLEKRRTVLFN
- a CDS encoding BMC domain-containing protein; the protein is MEAVGLVETRGLAALIAAADAMVKEARVTLVGYERIGGGLVTVIVRGDVAACKAAVEAGAAAAKGIGDVHSAHVIPNPHANIIDLFPIRLKGE